The Achromobacter pestifer genome includes a region encoding these proteins:
- a CDS encoding shikimate kinase, producing MAALLPAARFIDGDDHDAPSHLPHTEQWALALARLARLIAEAQDLHLVIAYPLEQDSYGQILAACERRGARLRVVTLAPTLAAAQSDRGGRVLTEWERQRIAQMYLEGYAARPFSDLVLDTSSTDAQTSARQIAQWLAS from the coding sequence TTGGCCGCCCTGCTGCCCGCTGCGCGCTTCATCGACGGCGATGACCACGACGCTCCCAGCCATCTGCCGCACACCGAGCAATGGGCGCTGGCGCTGGCGCGCCTCGCCAGGCTGATCGCCGAGGCGCAGGACCTCCATCTGGTCATCGCCTACCCCTTGGAGCAGGACAGCTACGGGCAGATCCTGGCTGCGTGTGAGCGGCGCGGCGCCCGCTTGCGCGTGGTGACCCTGGCTCCCACGCTCGCGGCCGCCCAATCGGACCGGGGCGGACGCGTCCTGACCGAATGGGAACGGCAGCGCATCGCGCAGATGTACCTCGAAGGCTATGCCGCGCGTCCGTTCAGCGACCTGGTGCTGGACACCTCGAGCACGGACGCGCAAACCAGCGCCCGCCAGATCGCGCAGTGGCTCGCATCCTAG
- a CDS encoding MFS transporter produces the protein MSTGTTHVSSASWADLLHGTNALRSIALAGGVALHAINVYIVTTILPSVIKDIGGLEYYAWNTTLFVVTSIVGSALSARLIETLGPRAAYLLAVAVFTAGSVVCALAPSMPALLTGRSIQGLGGGILFALSYALIRLVFEAPLWSRAMALVSGMWGVATLCGPAIGGVFAQTGHWRLAFWALLPVAAGLAAIVALKVGGKESVPPSRPSPLPVITLGLLVASVLAITLASLSTDLRWNLAGIAAGLAIAALIAAVDQRAAKRLLPTGAYSIAKPLGALYAVMCLVVAAITTEIFVPYFLQVIHGMTPLAAGYMTAAMAAGWTLAAMPSATRSGLAANVLVRLSPVVILASLAALAYMTPRATQLQSYPGLAVYVLALAGVGFGIGLSWPHLLTRIFTAAPAGEETLTSSSITTVQLYATALTAALAGVITNSAGLADPGGVAGAQHAAQWLFAAFALAPAGALLLLGRITRGQAPGAIQK, from the coding sequence GTGAGCACCGGCACCACCCATGTATCAAGCGCGTCCTGGGCAGATCTGCTGCACGGAACCAATGCCCTGCGCTCCATCGCGCTGGCGGGCGGGGTGGCGTTGCACGCCATCAACGTCTACATCGTCACCACCATCCTGCCCAGCGTCATCAAGGACATCGGCGGGCTGGAGTACTACGCCTGGAACACCACGCTGTTCGTTGTCACTTCCATCGTCGGGTCGGCGCTGTCCGCCAGGCTGATCGAAACGCTGGGGCCGCGCGCGGCCTACCTGCTTGCGGTCGCGGTGTTCACCGCGGGATCGGTGGTTTGCGCGCTGGCGCCGAGCATGCCGGCGCTGCTGACCGGACGCAGCATCCAGGGCCTGGGCGGCGGCATCCTGTTTGCGCTCAGCTATGCCCTGATCCGCCTGGTGTTCGAGGCGCCCCTCTGGTCGCGCGCGATGGCCCTGGTGTCGGGCATGTGGGGCGTCGCCACCCTGTGCGGCCCGGCCATCGGCGGCGTCTTCGCCCAGACCGGGCATTGGCGGCTGGCGTTCTGGGCCTTGCTGCCCGTGGCGGCCGGGCTGGCGGCGATCGTGGCTCTCAAGGTCGGCGGCAAGGAATCGGTCCCGCCCTCGCGGCCGAGCCCGCTGCCCGTGATCACGCTGGGCCTGCTGGTGGCCAGCGTGCTCGCCATCACGCTGGCCAGTCTGTCGACGGACCTGCGCTGGAATCTGGCGGGCATTGCCGCCGGGCTGGCCATCGCCGCGCTGATCGCGGCGGTGGACCAGCGCGCCGCGAAGCGGCTGCTGCCTACCGGCGCCTATTCGATCGCCAAGCCGCTGGGCGCGCTGTACGCGGTGATGTGCCTGGTGGTGGCCGCCATCACCACCGAAATCTTCGTGCCGTACTTCCTGCAAGTCATCCATGGCATGACGCCCTTGGCGGCCGGCTACATGACCGCCGCCATGGCGGCAGGCTGGACCCTGGCGGCCATGCCCAGCGCCACCCGCAGCGGCCTGGCCGCCAATGTCCTGGTGCGCCTGAGCCCCGTGGTGATCCTGGCCTCGCTGGCCGCCCTGGCCTATATGACGCCGCGCGCCACGCAGTTGCAGTCCTACCCCGGCCTGGCGGTTTATGTGCTGGCGCTGGCCGGCGTGGGCTTCGGCATCGGCCTGAGCTGGCCGCACCTGTTGACGCGCATCTTCACCGCGGCGCCTGCCGGCGAGGAAACCTTGACCTCCTCGTCCATCACCACCGTGCAACTGTACGCGACGGCGTTGACGGCGGCGCTGGCCGGCGTCATCACCAACAGCGCGGGCCTGGCGGATCCGGGCGGCGTCGCGGGCGCGCAGCATGCCGCGCAATGGTTGTTCGCGGCGTTCGCGCTGGCGCCAGCCGGCGCCCTGCTGTTGCTTGGCCGGATCACCCGCGGCCAGGCGCCGGGCGCCATCCAGAAATAG
- a CDS encoding TetR/AcrR family transcriptional regulator: protein MTRSRAEMIEATRAKLLATARLAFREAGYAATSMDDFTAAAGLTRGALYHHFGDKKGLLAAVVEQIDGEMDQRLAAIAAQAPDAWAALRGRCRAYLEMAAEPEIRRIVLQDAPAVLGAAADGSQQHCIASLAALLQTMMEQKVIEPAAPQALARLINGSLVESAFWIAQDPESGPRLAQALQALDLLLRGLRRR from the coding sequence ATGACGCGTTCCCGCGCCGAGATGATAGAAGCCACCCGCGCGAAACTGCTGGCCACGGCCCGCCTGGCCTTCCGCGAGGCCGGCTACGCCGCCACGTCCATGGACGATTTCACGGCGGCGGCGGGGCTGACGCGCGGCGCCTTGTATCACCACTTCGGCGACAAGAAGGGCTTGCTCGCGGCGGTGGTCGAACAGATCGACGGCGAAATGGACCAGCGCCTGGCCGCCATCGCCGCGCAGGCGCCCGATGCCTGGGCCGCCTTGCGCGGGCGCTGCCGCGCCTATCTGGAGATGGCGGCCGAACCCGAGATCCGGCGCATCGTGCTGCAGGACGCGCCGGCCGTGCTCGGCGCGGCGGCGGACGGCTCGCAGCAACACTGCATTGCGTCGCTCGCGGCGCTGCTGCAGACGATGATGGAACAGAAGGTCATCGAACCTGCCGCGCCGCAGGCCTTGGCGCGGCTGATCAACGGCAGCCTGGTCGAAAGCGCCTTCTGGATCGCGCAGGATCCCGAGAGCGGACCGCGTCTGGCACAGGCATTGCAGGCGCTGGATCTGCTGCTGCGCGGATTGCGCAGGCGCTGA
- a CDS encoding MFS transporter, with product MSNPYRELFQAPGALGFVLAGAVARLPLPMIGIGIITMLSEVRGSYALAGAVAAAFALATALLAPRISRLVDRHGQGRVLPVAAGLCVAGLVGLAACVQWNAPDWTLFLFAALAGALPSMPAMIRARWTEIFRDQPQLRTAYALESVADELSFIVGPPLAVGLSVLFFPQAGPLFAALLLAAGVTAFVLQRATAPAVRFKQEGRQASVLRMPPMRALLAVMAAMGLIVGTIDVLSVAFARQQGMPAGASLVLSAYALGSCVAGLVFGVLKFQMPLARLLVVAAAVTAFTTVPLLLVNDLLTLALGVLLAGLSFAPTMIIAMALVESSVPGHRLTEGLTWLVTGLGAGVAAGAALAGWVVDHYGVGAGFWTAVGAGAIVLLAAMPVGRSPAARQAGA from the coding sequence GTGTCGAATCCGTATCGCGAGTTGTTCCAGGCGCCCGGCGCCCTGGGTTTTGTCCTGGCCGGCGCCGTCGCGCGCCTGCCTCTGCCCATGATCGGCATCGGCATCATCACCATGTTGTCCGAGGTGCGCGGCTCATATGCGCTGGCGGGTGCCGTCGCCGCCGCTTTCGCCCTGGCCACGGCCTTGCTGGCGCCGCGGATTTCCCGCCTGGTGGACCGCCATGGCCAGGGCAGGGTGCTGCCCGTGGCCGCGGGCCTGTGCGTCGCGGGACTGGTCGGCCTGGCGGCGTGCGTGCAATGGAACGCGCCCGATTGGACTCTGTTCCTCTTCGCAGCGCTGGCAGGGGCCTTGCCCAGCATGCCGGCGATGATACGCGCGCGCTGGACCGAGATCTTCAGGGACCAGCCGCAGTTGCGCACCGCCTACGCGCTGGAGTCCGTGGCCGACGAGCTGAGTTTCATTGTCGGGCCCCCGCTGGCCGTCGGGCTGAGCGTGCTGTTCTTTCCGCAGGCCGGCCCCTTGTTCGCGGCGCTGCTGCTCGCGGCGGGCGTGACGGCCTTCGTGCTGCAGCGGGCCACGGCGCCCGCGGTGCGGTTCAAGCAGGAAGGGCGCCAGGCATCGGTGCTGCGCATGCCGCCGATGCGCGCCCTGCTGGCGGTGATGGCTGCCATGGGCCTCATCGTCGGCACCATCGACGTCCTGAGCGTCGCCTTCGCCCGGCAGCAGGGCATGCCGGCCGGAGCCAGCCTGGTGCTGTCCGCCTATGCCCTGGGGTCCTGCGTGGCCGGCCTGGTGTTCGGCGTGCTCAAGTTCCAGATGCCGTTGGCTCGCCTCCTGGTGGTTGCGGCGGCGGTCACGGCGTTCACGACGGTTCCGCTGCTGCTGGTGAACGATCTGCTCACCCTGGCGCTGGGCGTGCTGCTGGCCGGCCTGTCGTTCGCCCCGACCATGATCATCGCGATGGCGCTGGTGGAAAGCAGCGTGCCTGGCCATCGCCTGACGGAAGGCCTGACCTGGCTGGTGACCGGCCTGGGCGCGGGCGTGGCGGCGGGCGCGGCGCTGGCAGGCTGGGTCGTCGACCACTACGGCGTGGGCGCGGGATTCTGGACGGCGGTAGGCGCGGGCGCGATCGTGTTGCTGGCCGCCATGCCGGTGGGACGCAGTCCCGCGGCCAGGCAAGCCGGGGCCTGA
- a CDS encoding RidA family protein translates to MSRTVVNPDSVPNTVQYGFSQAVIVTGQRRMLLSGQVGVDANERTVGPGLQEQTEATLDNIERVLAAAGATLAQVIMLRIYICETAREDQEVIAQALRDRFKKDPPPSSWIIVSGLSLPEWLIEIEAEAMLD, encoded by the coding sequence ATGTCCAGAACCGTCGTCAATCCCGATAGCGTGCCCAACACCGTGCAATACGGATTCAGCCAGGCCGTCATCGTCACCGGGCAGCGCCGCATGCTGCTGTCAGGCCAGGTCGGGGTCGACGCCAACGAGCGCACGGTGGGGCCGGGCCTGCAGGAGCAGACCGAGGCCACGCTGGACAATATCGAGCGCGTGCTCGCCGCGGCCGGCGCCACCTTGGCGCAGGTCATCATGCTGCGCATCTACATCTGCGAGACGGCCAGGGAAGACCAGGAAGTGATCGCGCAGGCGCTGCGCGACCGTTTCAAGAAGGATCCTCCGCCCTCATCCTGGATCATCGTCAGCGGCCTGTCGCTGCCGGAATGGCTGATCGAGATCGAGGCGGAGGCCATGCTGGACTAG
- a CDS encoding LysR family transcriptional regulator gives MITTEDLRFFLSLAATRSLAEAARALDVTPPAVTQRLNTLEKRLGVRLVNRSGRGTALTDEGRLLALRAEQICGELGELADELAGRRGVVAGHLRVVAPLGFGQRYIAGLVAEFRRQSADVTASLTLSDGPPRLASDDWDVMVHIGELRDSTLVAYPLAPNRRILCASPAYLARRGAPAKPEDLRAHDCIALRENDEDVTLWRFKHGRGPAVGVRVAPLLSSNAGETAVEWALAGHGIMVRSEWDVAAHLQARALVPLLPGWSLPSADVVALVKSRQELPARTAGFLAHLRAAFAATPWRG, from the coding sequence ATGATTACGACCGAAGACCTGCGTTTTTTCCTTAGCCTGGCAGCCACCCGCTCATTGGCCGAAGCGGCGCGCGCGCTGGACGTGACCCCGCCGGCCGTCACCCAGAGGCTGAACACGCTGGAAAAGCGGTTGGGGGTCAGGCTGGTCAACCGTTCGGGGCGCGGCACCGCGCTGACCGACGAAGGCAGGCTGCTGGCGTTGCGCGCGGAACAGATCTGCGGCGAACTGGGCGAGCTGGCCGACGAACTGGCGGGACGCCGGGGCGTGGTGGCAGGCCATCTGCGCGTGGTCGCCCCGCTGGGATTCGGGCAGCGCTACATCGCGGGCCTGGTCGCGGAATTCCGCCGCCAGAGCGCGGACGTCACCGCCAGCCTGACGCTGTCCGACGGGCCGCCGCGGCTGGCGTCCGACGACTGGGATGTGATGGTGCATATCGGCGAGCTGCGCGATTCGACGCTGGTCGCCTACCCGCTGGCGCCGAACCGGCGGATCCTGTGCGCATCGCCCGCCTACCTGGCGCGCCGCGGCGCCCCCGCCAAGCCCGAGGACCTGCGGGCGCACGACTGCATCGCACTGCGCGAGAACGATGAAGACGTGACCTTATGGCGCTTCAAGCATGGGCGCGGCCCGGCCGTGGGGGTGCGCGTGGCGCCGCTGCTGTCAAGCAATGCGGGGGAAACCGCCGTGGAATGGGCGCTGGCCGGACACGGCATCATGGTGCGCTCGGAGTGGGACGTGGCCGCGCATCTGCAGGCGCGCGCGCTGGTGCCGCTGCTGCCCGGCTGGAGCCTGCCGTCGGCCGACGTGGTGGCCCTGGTCAAATCGCGCCAGGAACTGCCCGCGCGCACGGCGGGCTTCCTGGCCCATCTGCGCGCCGCCTTTGCCGCGACGCCCTGGCGCGGCTAG
- a CDS encoding DSD1 family PLP-dependent enzyme, translated as MNQNATPSSLDTLDTPCLLLDETRMMRNIGRLNALMAGHGVQLRPHLKTPKSIDVARRLMSSPQGPAAVSTLQEAEQFAAAGVTDLLYAVGVSPAKLDRVLALRQRGVDLTVVVDSLEAARAVAQRAREAGDAIPALIEIDCDGHRAGVQPGNTAQLLAIARVLHEDGACLRGVMTHAGESYGCDSVDAIADMAEQERLAAVTCAEAIRQAGLPCPVVSVGSTPTAHFARKLDGVTEVRAGVYVFFDLVMAGLGVCSVDDIAASVLTTVIGHQPDKGWILVDAGWMAMSRDRGTAKQRVDQLYGLVCDARGTVYPDLLLAETNQEQGIIKVRPGSGAALPELPLGAKLRIVPNHACATCAQHDAYEVVRPDSSEVLAHWERFRGW; from the coding sequence ATGAACCAGAACGCCACGCCTTCCTCTCTCGATACCCTCGATACGCCATGCCTGCTGCTGGACGAGACGCGCATGATGCGCAACATCGGGCGCCTGAACGCGCTGATGGCCGGGCATGGGGTGCAGCTGCGTCCGCATCTGAAGACGCCCAAATCCATCGACGTCGCGCGCCGGCTCATGTCCTCGCCGCAGGGGCCGGCCGCCGTGTCCACGCTGCAGGAGGCCGAGCAGTTCGCGGCCGCCGGCGTCACCGACCTGCTTTATGCCGTGGGCGTGTCGCCGGCAAAGCTGGACCGCGTGCTGGCGCTGCGCCAGCGCGGCGTGGATCTCACCGTGGTGGTGGACAGCCTGGAGGCGGCGCGCGCCGTCGCCCAACGGGCCAGGGAGGCGGGCGACGCCATCCCGGCGCTGATCGAGATCGACTGCGACGGCCATCGCGCCGGGGTGCAGCCGGGCAACACGGCGCAACTGCTGGCGATCGCGCGGGTCCTGCACGAGGACGGCGCGTGCCTGCGCGGCGTCATGACGCATGCCGGCGAGTCCTACGGCTGTGATAGCGTCGACGCCATTGCCGACATGGCCGAGCAGGAGCGCCTGGCGGCCGTCACCTGCGCCGAGGCGATCCGCCAGGCAGGCCTGCCATGTCCGGTGGTCAGCGTGGGCTCCACGCCCACCGCGCATTTCGCCCGCAAGCTCGACGGCGTGACCGAAGTTCGCGCCGGGGTGTACGTATTCTTCGATCTGGTGATGGCCGGGCTGGGCGTGTGCTCGGTGGACGATATCGCCGCCTCGGTGTTGACGACCGTGATAGGCCATCAACCCGACAAGGGCTGGATCCTGGTCGACGCCGGATGGATGGCCATGTCGCGTGATCGGGGTACCGCCAAACAGCGGGTGGACCAGTTGTATGGCCTGGTGTGCGACGCCCGCGGCACGGTCTATCCCGACCTGCTGCTGGCCGAGACCAATCAGGAGCAGGGCATCATCAAGGTGCGCCCCGGCAGCGGCGCGGCCCTGCCCGAGCTGCCCCTGGGCGCGAAGCTGCGCATCGTGCCCAATCACGCCTGCGCCACTTGCGCCCAGCACGATGCCTATGAGGTCGTGCGTCCGGACTCGTCCGAAGTGCTGGCGCATTGGGAACGCTTTCGCGGCTGGTAA
- a CDS encoding RidA family protein, whose translation MEFIHTHQATPPAGHYSQAVRANGFIFVSGQLGFLPPAAPGQRPALADGAAAQAREALRSVRAILEAAGASLAAVASVTVYIPDVALWDEVNQVYEQCFGDHRPARAIVPTRELHYGALVEISVVAAA comes from the coding sequence ATGGAATTCATCCATACGCATCAAGCCACGCCGCCCGCCGGCCACTATTCGCAGGCGGTGCGCGCCAACGGTTTCATATTCGTCTCTGGGCAGCTGGGGTTCCTGCCGCCCGCGGCGCCGGGGCAGCGGCCGGCGCTGGCCGATGGCGCCGCGGCCCAGGCCCGGGAGGCGCTGCGCAGCGTCCGCGCCATCCTCGAAGCGGCCGGCGCCTCGCTGGCCGCGGTCGCCAGCGTGACGGTGTACATCCCGGACGTGGCGCTCTGGGACGAGGTCAACCAGGTCTACGAGCAGTGCTTCGGTGATCATCGGCCGGCGCGGGCCATCGTGCCCACCCGCGAGCTGCACTACGGAGCCCTGGTCGAGATCAGCGTGGTTGCCGCTGCTTAG
- a CDS encoding DUF2513 domain-containing protein codes for MQRDFDLVVTILGALRDAPGPNLSTHDIKNVALAPHPEEQGLQLIAHHLDLLEDAGLVKQISETAATAGATRWRITWKGYDALEQDEDDEDDEDFDAEE; via the coding sequence ATGCAACGCGATTTCGATCTGGTCGTCACTATCCTGGGCGCCCTGCGCGACGCGCCGGGCCCCAACCTGAGCACGCACGACATCAAGAACGTGGCCCTGGCGCCGCATCCCGAAGAGCAAGGCCTGCAGCTGATTGCGCATCACCTGGACCTGCTGGAAGACGCGGGCCTGGTCAAGCAGATCAGCGAAACCGCGGCGACCGCGGGCGCGACGCGCTGGCGCATCACCTGGAAGGGCTATGACGCCCTGGAACAGGATGAAGACGACGAAGACGACGAGGATTTCGACGCGGAAGAGTAA
- a CDS encoding cold-shock protein, giving the protein METGVVKWFNSEKGYGFITPEAGGKDLFAHFSEIQGSGFKSLEENQRVSFVTANGPKGPQATKIQVL; this is encoded by the coding sequence ATGGAAACCGGCGTCGTTAAGTGGTTCAACTCGGAAAAGGGCTATGGCTTCATCACCCCGGAAGCGGGTGGTAAGGATCTGTTCGCTCACTTCTCCGAAATCCAGGGCTCGGGCTTCAAGTCTCTGGAAGAGAACCAGCGCGTCAGCTTTGTGACGGCCAATGGCCCCAAGGGCCCGCAAGCCACGAAGATCCAGGTCCTGTAA
- a CDS encoding DUF924 family protein, giving the protein MTTASSTQIVPQPQEVVAFWLDAGPQQWFSKSAEFDAAFRARFEAAHMAAAARQLDAWLDDAKGALALMVLLDQFPRNAYRGTAHMFASDPLAQYFADRAIAAGHDLAVDPQLRQFFYLPFEHAENLAAQNRAVALMEPLDADSLRWAVLHRDIIKRFGRFPHRNAALGRQTTQAEQAFLDSGGFAG; this is encoded by the coding sequence ATGACTACTGCTTCCTCCACGCAGATTGTTCCGCAGCCCCAGGAGGTGGTCGCGTTCTGGCTCGATGCCGGCCCCCAGCAATGGTTCAGCAAGAGCGCCGAATTCGATGCGGCCTTCCGCGCCCGTTTTGAGGCGGCCCACATGGCCGCCGCGGCCCGCCAGCTGGATGCGTGGCTGGACGACGCCAAGGGCGCCTTGGCGCTGATGGTCCTGCTGGACCAGTTCCCGCGCAATGCCTATCGGGGCACCGCGCACATGTTTGCCTCCGACCCCCTGGCCCAGTACTTCGCCGACCGCGCCATCGCGGCCGGCCACGATCTGGCGGTGGATCCGCAACTGCGCCAGTTCTTCTACCTGCCTTTCGAACACGCGGAGAACCTCGCGGCCCAGAACCGCGCCGTTGCCCTGATGGAGCCGCTGGACGCCGATTCGCTGCGCTGGGCGGTTCTGCATCGCGACATCATCAAGCGCTTTGGGCGCTTTCCCCATCGCAACGCCGCGTTGGGCCGGCAGACGACGCAGGCCGAGCAGGCGTTTCTCGATTCCGGCGGCTTCGCCGGATAG
- a CDS encoding cold-shock protein: MATGIVKWFNAEKGYGFIMPDDGSKDLFAHYSEIRSEGYKSLQENQRVTFEVGTGPKGPSAKNIKVAA; the protein is encoded by the coding sequence ATGGCAACCGGCATCGTTAAGTGGTTCAACGCCGAAAAGGGTTATGGTTTCATCATGCCCGATGATGGCAGCAAGGATCTTTTCGCTCACTACTCGGAGATCCGCAGCGAAGGCTATAAGTCGCTGCAGGAGAACCAGCGCGTCACCTTCGAGGTCGGTACCGGCCCCAAGGGTCCCAGCGCAAAGAACATCAAGGTAGCGGCCTGA
- a CDS encoding TIGR00645 family protein gives MISTPPPRLGLLPSLIFSSRWLQLPLYLGLIVAQGVYVMLFLKELWHLLTHANSFGEMEIMLLVLGLIDVVMISNLLLMVIVGGYETFVSRLRLHNHPDQPEWLSHVNASVLKVKLAMAIIGISSIHLLRTFIEAGTLGTPNARFSEAGVMWQTIIHALFILSALGIALVDKLATPPANHAKH, from the coding sequence ATGATCTCCACCCCCCCTCCCCGCCTGGGCCTGCTGCCCAGCCTGATCTTCAGCTCGCGCTGGCTGCAACTGCCCTTGTACCTGGGCCTGATCGTCGCGCAAGGCGTCTACGTCATGCTGTTCCTGAAGGAGCTATGGCATCTGCTGACGCACGCCAACAGCTTCGGCGAAATGGAGATCATGCTGCTGGTGCTGGGCTTGATCGACGTGGTCATGATCTCGAACCTGCTGTTGATGGTGATCGTGGGCGGCTACGAAACCTTCGTGTCTCGCCTGCGCCTGCACAATCACCCGGACCAGCCCGAATGGCTCAGCCACGTGAATGCCAGCGTGCTCAAGGTCAAGCTGGCGATGGCCATCATCGGCATCTCGTCGATCCACCTGCTGCGCACCTTCATTGAAGCCGGCACGCTGGGCACGCCCAACGCGCGCTTCTCCGAGGCGGGCGTGATGTGGCAGACCATCATCCACGCCCTGTTCATCCTGTCGGCGCTAGGGATCGCGCTGGTGGACAAGCTGGCCACGCCGCCGGCCAACCACGCGAAGCACTGA
- a CDS encoding M48 family metalloprotease — MKIRYTVAALGVALAPFSASQALDIGGLVGAGSKVVQAATLSDAEIKTLSDKACAQSDSQEKIAAPGSKYDVRLQKIAKQLGGTVNGQKASYKVYVTKDVNAWAMANGCIRVYSGLMDMMTDDEVLGVVGHEIGHVALGHSKKTMQTAYTVSAARDAANAAGGATVAALSSSQLGDLTEKFINAQFSQSQESAADDYSFDQLQAKGLNTRGLVTAFQKLAELDGGKSDMMSSHPSSAKRAQHIEERIAKAK; from the coding sequence ATGAAGATCCGCTACACCGTCGCTGCCCTGGGCGTTGCGCTCGCCCCTTTTTCCGCCTCCCAGGCTTTGGATATCGGCGGCCTGGTCGGCGCCGGCAGCAAGGTGGTTCAGGCTGCCACGTTGAGCGACGCCGAAATCAAGACACTGTCGGACAAGGCTTGCGCGCAGAGCGACTCGCAGGAAAAGATCGCCGCTCCCGGCAGCAAGTACGATGTCCGCCTGCAGAAAATCGCCAAGCAGCTGGGCGGCACGGTCAACGGCCAGAAGGCCAGCTACAAGGTCTATGTCACCAAGGACGTCAACGCCTGGGCCATGGCCAACGGCTGCATCCGCGTCTACAGCGGCCTGATGGACATGATGACCGACGATGAAGTGCTGGGCGTGGTGGGCCACGAAATCGGCCACGTTGCGCTGGGCCACAGCAAGAAGACGATGCAGACCGCCTACACGGTTTCGGCCGCGCGCGATGCCGCCAATGCCGCAGGCGGCGCCACCGTGGCCGCGCTGAGCTCGTCGCAATTGGGCGACTTGACCGAGAAGTTCATCAACGCGCAGTTCTCGCAGTCGCAGGAAAGCGCCGCCGACGATTATTCGTTCGACCAACTGCAGGCCAAGGGCCTGAACACCCGCGGCCTGGTGACCGCGTTCCAGAAGCTGGCTGAACTGGACGGCGGCAAGAGCGATATGATGAGCTCGCATCCGTCCTCGGCCAAGCGCGCGCAGCACATCGAAGAGCGCATCGCCAAGGCCAAGTAA
- the tig gene encoding trigger factor translates to MQPVVETLSGLERRVDLAVSVADVEKEVQAQLKRVARTAKVPGFRPGKAPLAMLERSHGPSIRYDVINSQVGRAFEQAVDGAKLRVAGAPNLEPKTDGVADDTLAFTATFEVYPEVAVPDLSALAVTRYDTAVTDAEVQQTLDVLRKQRATFEAREGRASQDGDRVTLDFAGTIDGVPFEGGKAEDFPFVLGQGRMLPEFEEAARGLKAGESKVFPLKFPDDYQGKEVAGKTAEFTITVKEVAEGVLPELNGEFAKSLGQAEGDIEKLKADIRSNIEREVKVRSAGRTKSSVMDALVEAGKFDVPKALVDNDVQGRVAAAREELKQRGIPNAESVPIPAEAFATESERRVRLGLLVSELVKQAQLQAKPEQVRARIEEFAENYEQPAQVVSYYLADRQRRAEIEAIVLEDNVVAHVLEKAKVTEEKVAFDQLMGMA, encoded by the coding sequence ATGCAGCCTGTGGTTGAAACCCTCTCCGGCCTGGAGCGCCGTGTTGATCTGGCCGTCTCGGTGGCCGACGTCGAAAAGGAAGTCCAGGCGCAATTGAAGCGCGTGGCCCGGACCGCCAAGGTCCCCGGCTTCCGTCCGGGCAAGGCGCCGCTCGCCATGCTCGAGCGCAGCCATGGTCCCAGCATCCGCTACGACGTGATCAATAGCCAAGTTGGCCGTGCCTTCGAACAAGCTGTCGACGGCGCCAAGCTGCGCGTCGCCGGCGCCCCGAACCTCGAGCCCAAGACCGACGGCGTTGCCGACGACACGCTGGCGTTCACCGCCACGTTCGAGGTCTATCCCGAAGTTGCCGTGCCGGACCTGTCGGCCCTGGCGGTTACCCGCTACGACACGGCCGTCACCGACGCCGAAGTGCAGCAAACCCTGGACGTCCTGCGCAAGCAGCGCGCCACGTTCGAAGCCCGTGAAGGCCGCGCCTCGCAAGACGGCGACCGCGTCACGCTGGACTTCGCCGGCACCATCGACGGCGTGCCGTTCGAAGGCGGCAAGGCCGAAGACTTCCCGTTCGTGCTCGGCCAAGGCCGCATGCTGCCGGAATTCGAAGAAGCCGCCCGCGGCCTGAAGGCTGGCGAAAGCAAGGTCTTCCCGCTCAAGTTCCCCGATGACTACCAAGGCAAGGAAGTCGCCGGCAAGACCGCCGAATTCACCATCACCGTCAAGGAAGTGGCTGAAGGCGTGCTGCCCGAGCTGAACGGCGAATTCGCCAAGTCCCTCGGCCAGGCCGAAGGCGACATCGAAAAGCTGAAGGCCGACATCCGCAGCAACATCGAGCGCGAAGTCAAGGTCCGCTCGGCTGGCCGCACCAAGTCCAGCGTCATGGACGCCCTGGTCGAAGCCGGCAAGTTCGACGTGCCGAAGGCCCTGGTCGACAACGACGTGCAAGGCCGTGTCGCCGCTGCCCGCGAAGAGCTCAAGCAGCGCGGCATCCCCAACGCTGAATCCGTGCCGATCCCGGCCGAAGCCTTCGCCACCGAGTCCGAGCGCCGCGTGCGCCTGGGCCTGCTGGTGTCGGAACTGGTCAAGCAAGCCCAGCTGCAAGCCAAGCCCGAGCAAGTCCGTGCGCGTATCGAAGAGTTCGCCGAGAACTACGAACAACCCGCACAGGTTGTCAGCTATTACCTGGCTGACCGCCAGCGTCGTGCTGAAATCGAGGCTATCGTGCTGGAAGACAACGTCGTCGCGCACGTGCTGGAAAAAGCCAAGGTCACCGAAGAAAAGGTGGCTTTCGATCAGTTGATGGGGATGGCGTAA